The Mycolicibacterium smegmatis genome has a window encoding:
- a CDS encoding hemophore yields the protein MKAAITGAIFGAKHDLRRTLGTVFVATAVGGAATAALLGPSATAATDPCAASEVARTVGKVATDTGDYLDENPQTNQALTTISKQQAGPATLASIKTYLDANPQVAKDLQRLQQPLTALGTKCQLPVTLPQLLGLVQAAQQQGTAAAGSLPGGLTSPQIAGVPGVVGPAQRTPISPVSQGSGPLPGPAVTSTR from the coding sequence ATGAAGGCCGCCATCACCGGGGCAATCTTTGGGGCCAAGCACGATCTGCGGCGCACGCTGGGAACGGTGTTCGTGGCGACCGCCGTGGGCGGCGCGGCGACCGCCGCGCTGCTCGGCCCGTCGGCCACGGCCGCGACCGACCCCTGCGCGGCCAGTGAGGTCGCACGCACGGTCGGCAAGGTGGCCACCGACACCGGCGACTATCTCGACGAGAACCCGCAGACCAACCAGGCTCTGACCACCATCAGCAAGCAGCAGGCCGGGCCCGCGACCCTCGCGTCGATCAAGACCTATCTGGACGCCAACCCACAGGTCGCCAAGGACCTGCAGCGGTTGCAGCAGCCGCTGACCGCCCTGGGCACCAAGTGCCAGTTGCCTGTGACGCTGCCCCAGCTCCTCGGTCTCGTGCAGGCCGCGCAGCAGCAGGGTACGGCAGCCGCCGGAAGTTTGCCAGGAGGCCTGACGTCGCCTCAGATCGCGGGGGTGCCAGGTGTGGTCGGACCCGCACAGCGGACGCCCATCTCGCCGGTCTCACAGGGCTCCGGGCCACTTCCCGGCCCTGCTGTCACGTCCACACGCTGA
- a CDS encoding O-acetylhomoserine aminocarboxypropyltransferase/cysteine synthase family protein, with protein MTDRTFGLATRAIHAGQRPDAATGARVTPIYANASFVFNDTDDAANLFALQKYGNIYSRIGNPTVAAFEECIASLENGLGAVATASGLSAQFAVFAALAGAGDHIVSAASLYGGTVTQLDVSLRRFGIDTTFVGGTDPADYAAAVTDRTRLIYAEVISNPSGEIADLAGLAEVARDAGVPLIVDSTVATPALCRPIEHGADIVVHSATKFIGGHGTTLGGVAVDAGRFDWGAGKFPQMTEPVASYGGLSWWGNFGEFGFLTKLRSEQLRDLGATLAPQSAFQLLQGVQTLPQRMAAHIANARAVAEWLEADPRVTYVRWAGLPSHPHHDRARHYLPDGPGAVFAFGVKGGRAAGEKFINSVQLASHLANIGDVRTLVVHPASTTHRQLTDEQLTAGGVGPELIRISVGIEDVEDIIWDLDQALTQAEKADD; from the coding sequence GTGACTGACCGAACCTTCGGCCTGGCCACCCGCGCCATACACGCCGGACAACGTCCGGATGCTGCCACCGGTGCACGGGTGACGCCGATCTACGCCAACGCCAGCTTCGTCTTCAACGACACCGACGACGCGGCCAACCTGTTCGCACTGCAGAAGTACGGCAACATCTACAGCCGGATCGGCAACCCCACCGTCGCAGCCTTCGAAGAGTGCATCGCAAGCCTGGAGAACGGGCTGGGTGCGGTGGCCACGGCCAGCGGTCTGTCCGCGCAGTTCGCGGTGTTCGCCGCGCTCGCGGGCGCAGGCGACCACATCGTGTCGGCCGCGAGCCTCTACGGCGGCACCGTCACGCAGCTCGACGTCTCGCTGCGCCGGTTCGGCATCGACACCACGTTCGTGGGCGGCACCGACCCGGCCGACTACGCCGCAGCGGTCACCGACCGCACCCGGCTGATCTACGCCGAGGTGATCTCCAATCCGTCCGGTGAGATCGCCGACCTCGCAGGTCTGGCCGAGGTCGCCAGGGACGCCGGGGTTCCGCTGATCGTCGACAGCACGGTCGCCACGCCTGCCCTGTGCCGTCCGATCGAGCACGGCGCGGACATCGTCGTGCACTCGGCCACCAAGTTCATCGGCGGGCACGGCACCACGCTCGGCGGCGTCGCGGTCGACGCGGGCCGATTCGACTGGGGCGCAGGAAAATTCCCGCAGATGACCGAGCCTGTCGCGTCCTACGGCGGGCTGAGCTGGTGGGGCAACTTCGGCGAGTTCGGGTTCCTGACCAAGCTGCGCAGCGAGCAGCTGCGTGATCTGGGTGCCACGCTGGCCCCGCAGTCGGCCTTCCAGCTCCTACAGGGCGTGCAGACGCTACCGCAGCGCATGGCCGCCCACATCGCCAACGCGCGCGCGGTCGCCGAGTGGCTCGAGGCCGATCCGCGCGTGACGTACGTCCGCTGGGCCGGGCTGCCGTCGCATCCGCATCACGACCGGGCCAGGCACTACCTGCCCGACGGCCCCGGCGCGGTGTTCGCGTTCGGCGTCAAGGGTGGCCGCGCCGCGGGCGAGAAGTTCATCAACTCCGTGCAACTCGCGAGCCACCTGGCCAACATCGGCGACGTGCGCACGCTCGTGGTGCACCCCGCCAGCACGACACACCGCCAGCTCACCGACGAGCAGCTCACCGCGGGCGGCGTCGGCCCCGAGCTCATCCGCATCAGCGTGGGCATCGAGGACGTCGAGGACATCATCTGGGATCTCGACCAGGCACTGACACAAGCGGAGAAAGCCGATGACTGA
- a CDS encoding M13 family metallopeptidase translates to MTVQATRGTADATGKSGIDLTHVDPRTRPQDDLFGHVNGRWLTEYEIPADRATDGAFRLLYDRAEEQIRDLITEAAASGAADGTDEQRIGDLYASFMDTQTIAERGLQPLLDELALIDAAPDADALAAVLGGLQRTGVGGGAGVYVDTDSKNSTRYLLHMGQSGIGLPDESYFRDEQHAEILAGYPVHIAKMFGLIYGGDHTDTAARIVALESKIAAAHWDVVKRRDADLTYNLRRFADLPAEAPGFDWSGWVQGLGTTPDTVAELVVRQPDYLTAFAGLWASEDLEDWKAWARWRVIHARAGLLTDDLVAEDFAFYGRTLSGTEQIRDRWKRAVSVVENLMGDALGKLYVQRHFPPEAKARMDELVANLREAYRVSIDELDWMTPETRAKALAKLDKFTPKIGYPARWRDYSAVVIKRDDLYGNYRRGYIVNSDRELAKLGGPVDRDEWFMTPQTVNAYYNPGMNEIVFPAAILQPPFFDAEADDAANYGGIGAVIGHEIGHGFDDQGAKYDGDGNLVDWWTDADRTEFGARTKALIEQYEQFTPRGLDPSHHVNGAFTVGENIGDLGGLSIALLAYKLSLKGKEAPVIDGLTGVQRVFFGWAQVWRTKSREAEAIRRLAVDPHSPPEFRCNGVVRNIDDFYEAFDVTENDELFLEPERRVRIWN, encoded by the coding sequence GTGACGGTTCAAGCAACTCGCGGCACCGCGGACGCGACCGGGAAGTCAGGCATCGACCTGACCCATGTCGATCCGCGGACCCGCCCCCAAGACGACCTGTTCGGCCACGTCAACGGGCGCTGGCTGACCGAATACGAGATCCCCGCGGACCGGGCCACCGACGGCGCGTTCCGCCTGCTCTACGACCGCGCCGAGGAGCAGATCCGCGATCTGATCACCGAGGCCGCCGCCTCAGGCGCGGCCGACGGCACCGACGAGCAGCGCATCGGCGACCTCTACGCGAGCTTCATGGACACCCAGACCATCGCCGAGCGTGGTCTGCAGCCGCTGCTCGACGAACTGGCGTTGATCGACGCGGCCCCCGATGCCGACGCACTGGCGGCCGTGCTGGGCGGACTGCAGCGCACCGGCGTCGGCGGCGGTGCCGGCGTGTACGTCGACACCGACTCGAAGAACTCGACGCGGTACCTGCTGCACATGGGACAGTCCGGCATCGGCCTGCCCGACGAGTCGTACTTCCGCGACGAGCAGCACGCCGAGATCCTGGCCGGCTACCCCGTGCACATCGCCAAGATGTTCGGCCTGATCTACGGCGGCGACCACACCGACACCGCCGCGCGCATCGTCGCGCTGGAGTCCAAGATCGCCGCCGCGCACTGGGACGTGGTCAAACGCCGCGACGCCGACCTGACCTACAACCTGCGCCGGTTCGCCGACCTGCCCGCCGAGGCCCCCGGCTTCGACTGGTCCGGGTGGGTCCAGGGACTCGGCACCACGCCGGACACCGTGGCCGAGCTCGTGGTCCGCCAGCCCGACTACCTGACCGCGTTCGCGGGGCTGTGGGCCTCGGAGGATCTGGAGGACTGGAAGGCGTGGGCGCGCTGGCGCGTCATCCACGCCCGCGCCGGGCTGCTCACCGACGACCTGGTGGCCGAGGATTTCGCGTTCTACGGGCGCACCCTGTCGGGCACCGAGCAGATCCGCGACCGGTGGAAGCGCGCGGTGTCGGTGGTCGAGAACCTCATGGGTGACGCGCTCGGCAAGCTCTATGTGCAGCGGCATTTCCCGCCGGAGGCCAAGGCGCGCATGGACGAACTGGTGGCCAACCTGCGTGAGGCCTACCGGGTCAGCATCGACGAGCTGGACTGGATGACCCCGGAGACCAGGGCCAAGGCGCTGGCGAAGCTGGACAAGTTCACGCCGAAGATCGGTTACCCGGCCCGCTGGCGCGACTACTCCGCGGTGGTGATCAAGCGCGACGATCTGTACGGCAACTACCGCCGGGGCTACATCGTGAACTCCGACCGTGAGCTCGCCAAGCTCGGTGGCCCCGTGGACCGCGACGAATGGTTCATGACGCCGCAGACCGTGAATGCCTACTACAACCCCGGCATGAACGAAATCGTGTTCCCCGCAGCGATTCTGCAACCGCCGTTCTTCGACGCCGAGGCCGACGACGCGGCCAACTACGGTGGCATCGGCGCGGTGATCGGTCACGAGATCGGGCACGGCTTCGACGATCAGGGTGCCAAGTACGACGGCGACGGCAACCTCGTGGACTGGTGGACCGACGCCGACCGCACCGAATTCGGTGCTCGCACCAAGGCTTTGATCGAGCAGTACGAGCAGTTCACGCCGCGCGGGCTCGACCCGTCGCACCATGTCAACGGCGCGTTCACCGTCGGCGAGAACATCGGTGACCTCGGCGGCCTGTCCATCGCGCTGCTCGCCTACAAGCTCTCGCTGAAGGGCAAGGAGGCCCCCGTCATCGACGGCCTGACCGGTGTGCAGCGCGTGTTCTTCGGCTGGGCGCAAGTGTGGCGCACCAAGTCCCGTGAGGCCGAGGCCATCCGGCGTCTGGCGGTCGATCCGCATTCGCCGCCGGAGTTCCGGTGCAACGGCGTCGTCCGCAACATCGACGACTTCTACGAGGCGTTCGATGTCACCGAGAACGACGAGCTGTTCCTCGAACCCGAGCGTCGGGTCCGCATCTGGAACTGA
- a CDS encoding L,D-transpeptidase, which produces MPKSAKRRLITAFMAAGLVGGLVMSPSASADPEVPAPPVPVEPAAPPAPPNPFAFPPPAAPAAVGPADPATPGATATDPDAQVVTNYGAPAVPIEGVPEGQNPEPFTGQPPFLPPSFNPVNGSMVGVAKPIYINFQRPIANKQMAQDAIRITSNPPVPGRFYWVTDTQLRWRPQDFWPSNTVVNIDAAGTKSSFRVGDYLVATVDDSTHQMEIRRNGKLEKTFPVSMGKNDGKHETKNGTYYVLEKFEDIVMDSSTYGVPVDSAEGYKLKVKDAVRIDNSGIFVHSAPWSVGDQGKRNVSHGCINLSPENARWFYEQFGSGDPVVIKNSKGGWYDQPDGASDWQMF; this is translated from the coding sequence ATGCCGAAATCGGCAAAACGCAGACTGATCACCGCTTTCATGGCCGCGGGTTTGGTCGGTGGACTGGTCATGAGTCCGTCCGCTTCAGCAGATCCCGAAGTGCCGGCCCCGCCGGTCCCCGTCGAACCGGCCGCGCCCCCGGCGCCGCCCAATCCGTTCGCATTCCCGCCGCCCGCCGCTCCGGCGGCAGTCGGGCCGGCGGACCCCGCGACGCCCGGTGCGACCGCGACCGACCCCGACGCGCAGGTGGTCACCAACTACGGTGCGCCCGCCGTGCCGATCGAGGGCGTGCCCGAGGGACAGAACCCGGAACCGTTCACCGGTCAGCCGCCGTTCCTGCCGCCGTCGTTCAACCCCGTCAACGGGTCGATGGTGGGCGTCGCCAAACCCATCTACATCAACTTCCAGCGGCCCATCGCCAACAAGCAGATGGCGCAGGACGCGATCCGCATCACGTCCAACCCGCCCGTGCCCGGCCGGTTCTACTGGGTCACCGACACCCAGTTGCGGTGGCGCCCGCAGGACTTCTGGCCGTCCAACACCGTCGTGAACATCGACGCCGCGGGCACCAAGTCCAGCTTCCGCGTCGGTGACTACCTGGTGGCGACCGTCGACGACAGCACCCACCAGATGGAGATCCGCCGGAACGGGAAGCTGGAGAAGACCTTCCCGGTGTCGATGGGCAAGAACGACGGCAAGCACGAGACCAAGAACGGCACCTACTACGTGCTGGAGAAGTTCGAGGACATCGTGATGGACTCGTCGACCTACGGCGTGCCCGTCGACTCGGCCGAGGGCTACAAGCTCAAGGTCAAGGACGCCGTGCGCATCGACAACAGCGGCATCTTCGTCCACAGCGCCCCGTGGTCGGTGGGCGACCAGGGCAAGCGCAACGTCAGCCACGGCTGCATCAACCTCAGCCCCGAGAACGCCCGCTGGTTCTACGAGCAGTTCGGCAGCGGCGACCCCGTGGTGATCAAGAACAGCAAGGGCGGTTGGTACGACCAGCCCGACGGTGCATCCGACTGGCAGATGTTCTAG
- a CDS encoding CoA-binding protein has translation MTDALTRQRILRETRSVAIVGASANTSRASYFVWTYLKSTGDYDIYLVNPTIKEIEGTPVYPSLSELPVVPDLVDVFRRRDDLPDVLKETIAVGAKTLWLQLGLRHDEVVRDGEAAGLQVVQDRCMKIEHARFAGGLHLAGFNTGVIDSRRPKKAY, from the coding sequence ATGACTGACGCCCTGACCCGCCAGCGCATCCTGCGCGAGACCCGCTCGGTGGCCATCGTGGGCGCCTCGGCCAACACGTCGCGCGCGAGCTACTTCGTGTGGACCTACCTCAAGTCGACCGGCGACTACGACATCTACCTGGTGAACCCCACGATCAAGGAGATCGAGGGCACACCGGTGTACCCCAGCCTGTCCGAGCTGCCCGTGGTGCCCGATCTGGTCGACGTGTTCCGTCGGCGTGACGACCTGCCCGATGTGCTCAAGGAGACCATCGCGGTGGGCGCCAAGACCCTGTGGCTGCAGCTCGGGCTGCGCCACGACGAGGTGGTCCGTGACGGCGAGGCCGCCGGGCTGCAGGTGGTGCAGGACCGCTGCATGAAGATCGAGCACGCCCGGTTCGCCGGCGGCCTGCACCTCGCCGGGTTCAACACCGGCGTGATCGACTCCCGCAGGCCCAAGAAGGCCTACTAG
- a CDS encoding response regulator transcription factor: MTPASGEGSRAPEGVNRTVLMVDDDPDVRTSVARGLRHSGFDVRVAASGKEALRLLSTESHDALVLDVQMPELDGVAVVTALRALGNDIPICVLSARDTVNDRIAGLEAGADDYLTKPFDLGELVARLHALLRRASHTEQPSDTMTVGPVTIDTARRLVFVSGERVDLTKREFDLLAVLAENAGVVLSRQRLLELVWGYDFDVDTNVADVFISYLRRKLERDGVPRVIHTVRGIGYVLREEP; this comes from the coding sequence ATGACCCCCGCCAGCGGTGAGGGATCGCGGGCGCCCGAGGGCGTCAATCGCACGGTCCTCATGGTCGACGACGACCCGGATGTCCGAACCTCGGTGGCGCGCGGCCTGCGCCACTCGGGGTTCGACGTCCGGGTCGCGGCGTCCGGCAAGGAAGCGCTGCGGCTGCTGTCGACGGAGTCGCACGATGCCCTCGTACTGGACGTGCAGATGCCGGAGCTCGACGGCGTCGCCGTGGTCACCGCGTTGCGGGCGCTGGGCAACGACATCCCCATCTGTGTGCTGTCGGCACGCGACACCGTCAACGACCGGATCGCCGGTTTGGAGGCAGGTGCCGATGACTACCTGACCAAACCGTTCGACCTCGGTGAACTGGTGGCCCGGCTGCATGCGCTGCTGCGGCGCGCGAGCCACACCGAGCAGCCGTCCGACACCATGACAGTCGGACCGGTCACCATCGACACCGCGCGCAGGCTGGTGTTCGTCAGCGGTGAACGCGTCGACCTGACCAAGCGCGAGTTCGACCTGCTGGCGGTGCTCGCCGAGAACGCGGGCGTGGTGCTGTCCCGGCAGCGGTTGCTGGAGCTGGTGTGGGGCTACGACTTCGACGTCGACACCAACGTGGCCGACGTCTTCATCTCCTATCTGCGGCGCAAACTCGAACGCGACGGCGTGCCGCGTGTGATCCACACCGTGCGCGGCATCGGGTACGTGCTGCGGGAAGAGCCGTGA
- a CDS encoding membrane protein has protein sequence MRNRLRVLAFDVAAPLAAIAALVYLGAALGWPTWWVSVCSILCLLIVQGVVVNVVLACRDGVTLGTDDDGPGLRLAVVGVATAALVAAVVVGYLRWTAPDDEFNRDREQVVRIASSVAEATATFTPQSPTASIDRAAAQMAPDRAEAFKNEFATVAKDLTSRNVSAQASTVSAGVEALGPRAASVAVVLRGTQSVPGKPTDNAVLALRVTLTKSDGRWLVDDVRPAHSR, from the coding sequence ATGAGGAACCGGTTGCGCGTGCTGGCCTTCGACGTCGCCGCCCCGCTGGCCGCGATCGCCGCGCTGGTCTATCTGGGCGCGGCCCTCGGCTGGCCGACGTGGTGGGTGTCGGTGTGCTCGATCCTGTGCCTGCTGATCGTGCAGGGCGTGGTGGTCAACGTGGTGCTGGCCTGCCGCGACGGCGTGACGCTCGGCACCGACGACGACGGGCCCGGGCTGCGGCTCGCGGTGGTCGGCGTCGCCACGGCCGCGCTGGTGGCAGCCGTGGTGGTCGGCTATCTCCGCTGGACCGCTCCCGACGACGAGTTCAACCGCGACCGCGAACAGGTGGTGCGCATCGCCAGCAGCGTCGCCGAAGCCACCGCGACGTTCACCCCGCAGAGCCCGACGGCATCGATCGACCGGGCCGCCGCGCAGATGGCGCCCGATCGTGCCGAGGCGTTCAAGAACGAATTCGCCACGGTGGCAAAGGACCTCACCAGCCGCAACGTCTCGGCACAGGCCAGCACGGTCTCGGCCGGTGTCGAGGCGCTCGGACCGCGGGCCGCCAGTGTCGCCGTCGTCCTGCGCGGTACGCAGAGCGTGCCGGGCAAGCCCACGGACAACGCCGTGCTGGCGCTGCGGGTCACGCTCACCAAGTCCGACGGCCGCTGGCTCGTCGACGACGTACGCCCGGCCCACTCCCGCTGA
- a CDS encoding MMPL family transporter, producing the protein MMRLSSTLRRFRWAVFATWLLLLVPSIYLALNQSSNLTGGGFEVEGSQSLHVQRQLEEHFPDQGASPLALVAAPRADASYEDMNAAVVHLEKLAAEVPSVKIVPNPQQPAPQPDRPYVITLQLDFNNTGAVDVAKQLRQKVGIQGEEPGESQNGKVKFYVIGQGALGAAATQATKHDIAAAEKWNMPIVLIVLLAVFGSLAAAALPLVLGVCTVVVTMGLVYLLSMFTTMSVFVTSTVSMFGIAVAIDYSLFILMRFREELRAGRDQQDAIDAAMATSGLAVALSGLTVIASVTGIYLINTPVLVSMATGAILAVAVAVLTSTTLTPAVLATFGKAAAKRSSYLHWSRRAEATQSRFWTRWTGAVMRRPWASAIAAAILLLVLAAPAFNMVLGNSMQRQFDPTHEIRGGVNAAADALGPGALGPIRVLVTFPGEGDASSQAATTTIEAVRQQMTKAPSVVSVQPPVVSDDNDSALLSAVLSVDPEDMAAREAIDWMRAKLPGVAGQNATIDVGGPTALIKDFDDRVSATQPLVFVFVALIAFVMLLVSIRSVVLAFKGVLMTVLSVAAAYGSLVVVFQWGWLEQLGFPRISSLDSTIPPLVLAMTFGLSMDYEIFLLTRIRERFLQTNSTRDAVAYGVSTSARTITSAALIMIAVFIGFAFAGMPLVAQLGVACAVAIAVDATVVRLVLVPALMAMFDQWNWWLPRWLDKILPEVDFEKPLPKIEVTDLVIIPDNIAALGPSGSDLRTMVRTAARMKTLAPQTISVADPLAFSGCTRPTTRLSTQRAGRPKAHTPGLHPVTMWRGRLSVAVDALQTEADTEQAPVERRGPVETTNVQLPTGDRLQIPTGAETLRLAGYLIMCRNTTKDFEDFARLVDLMDSHTAALVLASMDRYYCGRDPSNRWVATQLVRRLADPQPSDEHDVRMSGPDAAEDWEKVRQRCLSVAVAMLEEAK; encoded by the coding sequence ATGATGCGCTTGAGCAGCACTTTGCGCAGGTTCCGCTGGGCGGTGTTCGCGACGTGGTTGCTGCTCCTGGTGCCGTCGATCTACCTCGCTCTCAACCAGTCGTCGAACCTCACCGGCGGCGGGTTCGAGGTCGAGGGTTCCCAGTCGCTGCACGTGCAGCGACAGCTCGAGGAGCACTTCCCCGACCAGGGCGCATCACCGCTTGCGCTGGTGGCCGCACCGCGGGCCGACGCGTCGTACGAGGACATGAACGCCGCCGTCGTCCATCTCGAGAAGCTCGCGGCCGAGGTGCCCAGCGTCAAGATCGTCCCCAATCCGCAGCAACCGGCGCCGCAGCCCGACCGGCCGTATGTGATCACGCTGCAACTCGACTTCAACAACACCGGCGCGGTCGACGTCGCCAAACAACTGCGCCAGAAGGTCGGCATCCAGGGCGAGGAACCCGGCGAGAGCCAGAACGGCAAGGTCAAGTTCTACGTCATCGGTCAGGGCGCGCTGGGCGCCGCGGCGACGCAGGCCACCAAGCACGATATCGCCGCGGCCGAGAAGTGGAACATGCCGATCGTCCTGATCGTGCTGCTCGCGGTGTTCGGGTCACTGGCCGCCGCGGCCCTGCCGCTCGTGCTGGGTGTGTGCACGGTCGTGGTGACCATGGGCCTGGTCTATCTGCTGTCGATGTTCACGACGATGAGCGTGTTCGTGACGTCGACGGTGTCGATGTTCGGCATCGCGGTGGCGATCGACTACTCACTGTTCATCCTGATGCGGTTCCGCGAGGAACTGCGCGCGGGCCGCGATCAGCAGGATGCGATCGACGCCGCGATGGCCACGTCGGGGCTCGCCGTGGCGCTGTCGGGTTTGACCGTGATCGCCTCGGTCACCGGCATCTACCTCATCAACACCCCGGTGCTGGTGTCGATGGCCACCGGCGCGATCCTCGCGGTCGCGGTCGCGGTGCTGACCTCGACGACGCTCACGCCCGCCGTGCTGGCGACGTTCGGCAAGGCCGCGGCCAAACGGTCGTCCTACCTGCACTGGTCGCGGCGGGCCGAGGCGACGCAGTCGCGGTTCTGGACGCGCTGGACCGGCGCGGTGATGCGCAGGCCGTGGGCGTCGGCGATCGCGGCGGCCATCCTGCTGTTGGTGCTGGCCGCACCCGCGTTCAACATGGTGCTGGGCAACAGCATGCAGCGCCAGTTCGATCCCACCCACGAGATCCGCGGCGGCGTCAACGCGGCCGCGGACGCGCTCGGTCCGGGCGCGCTCGGCCCCATCCGCGTGCTGGTGACGTTCCCGGGCGAGGGCGACGCGTCAAGTCAAGCGGCGACCACCACCATCGAGGCCGTGCGCCAGCAGATGACCAAGGCGCCCAGCGTCGTCTCGGTGCAGCCGCCGGTGGTGTCCGACGACAACGACAGCGCCCTGCTCTCGGCGGTGCTGTCGGTGGATCCCGAGGACATGGCCGCGCGCGAGGCCATCGACTGGATGCGCGCCAAACTGCCCGGCGTGGCAGGCCAGAACGCCACGATCGACGTGGGCGGCCCCACGGCCCTGATCAAGGACTTCGACGACCGGGTGTCGGCCACCCAGCCGCTGGTGTTCGTGTTCGTCGCGCTGATCGCGTTCGTCATGCTGCTGGTGTCGATCCGCTCGGTGGTGCTGGCCTTCAAGGGCGTGCTGATGACCGTGCTGTCGGTGGCCGCGGCGTACGGCAGCCTGGTCGTGGTCTTCCAGTGGGGCTGGCTCGAACAGCTGGGCTTTCCCAGGATCAGCTCCCTGGACAGCACGATCCCGCCGCTGGTCCTCGCCATGACCTTCGGTCTGTCGATGGACTACGAGATCTTTCTGCTCACCCGGATCCGGGAACGGTTCCTGCAGACCAACAGCACGCGTGACGCCGTCGCGTACGGCGTGAGCACCAGCGCCCGCACCATCACCAGCGCGGCACTGATCATGATCGCGGTGTTCATCGGCTTCGCGTTCGCCGGCATGCCCCTGGTGGCCCAGCTCGGCGTCGCGTGCGCGGTGGCGATCGCGGTCGACGCGACGGTGGTGCGGCTCGTGCTGGTGCCGGCGCTCATGGCGATGTTCGACCAGTGGAACTGGTGGCTGCCGCGCTGGCTCGACAAGATCCTGCCCGAGGTGGATTTCGAGAAGCCGCTGCCCAAGATCGAGGTGACCGACCTGGTCATCATCCCCGACAACATCGCCGCGCTCGGACCGAGCGGCAGCGACCTGCGCACCATGGTGCGCACCGCGGCACGCATGAAAACCCTTGCCCCACAGACGATCAGTGTCGCCGACCCGCTGGCCTTCAGCGGCTGCACCCGGCCCACCACCCGCCTGTCGACGCAGCGGGCGGGCAGGCCCAAGGCCCACACCCCGGGGCTGCACCCCGTGACGATGTGGCGCGGCAGGTTGTCGGTGGCCGTCGACGCCCTGCAGACCGAGGCCGACACCGAACAGGCCCCGGTGGAACGGCGCGGGCCGGTCGAGACCACCAACGTCCAGTTGCCCACGGGCGATCGGCTGCAGATCCCCACGGGCGCCGAGACCCTGCGGCTGGCGGGTTATCTGATCATGTGCCGCAACACCACCAAGGACTTCGAGGATTTCGCACGTCTGGTGGATTTGATGGATTCTCATACGGCAGCTCTGGTGCTGGCGAGCATGGACCGGTATTACTGTGGGCGAGACCCAAGCAACCGGTGGGTGGCCACGCAGCTGGTGCGCCGGCTGGCCGACCCGCAGCCGTCCGACGAACACGATGTCCGAATGTCGGGTCCCGACGCGGCTGAGGATTGGGAAAAGGTCAGGCAGCGTTGCCTGTCGGTCGCGGTAGCAATGCTGGAGGAGGCGAAGTGA
- a CDS encoding heme-binding protein, with the protein MLLSAQNARRVVAGAAGAGAVAGAMLFGAIPSALADPAPNPPNCTAADLAGVASGVSAGTSAYLFTHPQVNDFFTSLEGLPREEVKPKVADYLAANPQVKDELTAVRQPLVDLKNRCGTAPAPELP; encoded by the coding sequence ATGTTGCTCTCGGCCCAGAATGCGCGGCGAGTGGTTGCTGGCGCGGCCGGCGCCGGCGCTGTAGCCGGTGCGATGCTGTTCGGTGCTATCCCCTCGGCGCTGGCTGATCCGGCCCCGAACCCGCCCAACTGCACGGCCGCAGACCTGGCCGGCGTTGCGTCCGGTGTCTCGGCCGGCACCTCGGCCTACCTGTTCACCCACCCACAGGTGAACGACTTCTTCACCAGCCTCGAAGGGTTGCCCCGGGAAGAGGTGAAGCCCAAGGTTGCCGACTACCTCGCAGCCAACCCGCAGGTGAAGGACGAACTGACCGCGGTGCGCCAGCCCCTTGTCGACCTCAAGAATCGTTGCGGGACCGCGCCGGCACCTGAATTGCCGTAG
- a CDS encoding MTH1187 family thiamine-binding protein: MIVAFSVSPTGGDESGSVSAAVAAAVRVVRESGLPNETNAMFTNIEGEWDEVMDVVKRAVDAVAAVSPRVSLVLKADIRPGYTGQLTAKVERIERELGD; encoded by the coding sequence GTGATTGTTGCCTTCAGTGTCAGTCCGACCGGCGGTGATGAGTCGGGCAGTGTCAGCGCCGCGGTCGCCGCGGCCGTGCGCGTGGTCCGCGAGTCGGGCCTACCCAACGAGACCAACGCGATGTTCACCAACATCGAGGGTGAGTGGGACGAGGTGATGGACGTGGTCAAACGTGCCGTCGACGCGGTGGCCGCGGTGTCCCCGCGCGTCAGCCTCGTCCTCAAGGCCGACATCCGGCCCGGCTACACAGGCCAGCTCACCGCGAAGGTCGAACGCATCGAGCGCGAACTCGGGGATTAG